One genomic region from Diabrotica undecimpunctata isolate CICGRU chromosome 9, icDiaUnde3, whole genome shotgun sequence encodes:
- the LOC140451082 gene encoding uncharacterized protein: MVDLEIFPYKRNGNGFKISCAILDNITCRLPQVSINRSKFNIPSTVTLADSTYSVPGNIDLLLASDIYSELLSDGLIRLGKGLPVLQNTHLGYIMFGSLPPYALHKGIYHSQSNVSLFVQSTSEEDKLDNIIRQFFEVEEVTPSVKISSSKDLAEQIFTETTQILPSGRFQVKLPLISETAHKMLGNSYNMARKRFISLENKLLKHENVYSQYKAFINEYVSLGHAKKVPLSLTNVHLENKYFLPHHSVIKEESLTIKLRVVFDGSMKSSSGYSLNDILLKGKTLQPELFDILLRFRLYTYVFTSDIQKMYRQVQIHLDHTFLQNILWRDSPEQDIECLELQTVTYGTKSASFQSTRCLMELAKTHHQQQLPIGLRCSLNRLLCR, encoded by the coding sequence ATGGTCGATCTAGAAATTTTTCCATACAAAAGAAATGGTAATGGTTTCAAAATCTCCTGTGCTATTTTAGACAACATAACTTGTAGACTCCCCCAGGTATCCATAAACAGAAGTAAATTTAATATCCCCTCTACAGTCACTCTCGCAGATTCCACCTACTCTGTCCCTGGAAATATAGATCTTCTTCTTGCCAGTGACATATATAGCGAGTTGTTATCGGATGGTTTAATACGTTTAGGTAAAGGACTCCCTGTTCTCCAGAACACACACTTAGGGTACATTATGTTTGGTTCTTTACCTCCTTACGCACTTCACAAAGGAATTTATCACTCACAGTCAAATGTCTCTTTATTTGTCCAGTCCACATCTGAGGAAGATAAGCTCGATAATATAATTCGACAATTCTTCGAAGTCGAAGAAGTGACCCCCTCTGTTAAAATCTCCTCGTCTAAGGATCTGGCTGAACAAATATTCACTGAAACAACTCAAATTCTACCTTCTGGTCGGTTTCAGGTAAAGCTTCCTCTCATTTCTGAAACAGCACATAAAATGCTGGGCAATTCTTACAATATGGCTAGGAAAAGGTTTAttagtttagaaaataaactCTTAAAACACGAAAATGTATACTCTCAATATAAAGCATTCATCAATGAATATGTTTCTCTTGGACATGCCAAAAAGGTTCCTCTTTCTCTCACAAATGTGCACctagaaaataaatactttttacctCATCACTCTGTCATAAAAGAAGAATCATTAACTATCAAATTACGGGTGGTTTTTGATGGCTCCATGAAAAGTTCCAGTGGCTATTCTCTTAATGACATCCTGTTGAAAGGAAAAACTCTTCAGCCTGAACTTTTCGACATTCTCCTTCGGTTTAGATTGTACACCTATGTCTTCACTTCCGACATACaaaaaatgtacaggcaggtACAAATTCATCTTGATCACACATTCCTGCAGAATATCCTCTGGCGGGATTCTCCAGAACAGGACATCGAATGTCTTGAGCTTCAAACCGTAACTTATGGAACAAAAAGCGCAAGCTTTCAAAGTACTCGTTGTTTGATGGAATTAGCTAAAACTCATCATCAGCAACAACTCCCCATTGGCCTCCGATGCTCTCTTAACAGGCTGCTATGTAGATGA